The Rhodococcus sp. B50 DNA window CGCCGCCGCCGCGGACCGAGCGCCGACGGAGCGGACGATTCGGACGGCCATCTCGGTGCCCGTCGCGCCAGCTGAACGACTACTTGCCGGTAGCCTCGAGGTACCGATGATCGGGTTCGTCGACCGTTTCCGTGGTATCGGTCACTCACTCGTGAAGCGCGCACGATAGACTGGTCGCTCGTACGCCTGACAGGTGACCTGCCCGGGAAGTCCGTCGACGTGCAGACCCGGCAGTAGATGACGAATCATTCCCAAAAGGAGCGCACGTGGACGAGGTCCTGGCCAGAGCAGGCATCTTCCAAGGAGTCGAGCCCTCGGCGGTTGCGGCGCTGATCAAAGAGCTTCAGCCTGTAGATTTCCCGCGCGGCCATGTCATCTTCAACGAGGGTGAACCCGGCGACCGGCTGTACATCATCGTCTCCGGCAAGGTGAAGCTCGGGCGTCGTTCGCCCGACGGCCGCGAGAACCTCCTGACGATCATGGGCCCGTCCGACATGTTCGGCGAGCTGTCGATCTTCGACCCGGGTCCGCGCACCTCCACCGCCACCACCGTCACCGAGGTGCGTGCCGTGAGCATGGACCGCGACGCGCTCAAGGCGTGGATCGACCAGCGCCCCGAGATCGCCGAGCAGCTCCTCCGTGTGCTGGCCCGTCGTCTGCGTCGCACCAACAACAGCCTCGCCGACCTGATCTTCACCGACGTCCCCGGTCGTGTCGCCAAGGCGCTGTTGCAGCTCGCCCAGCGTTTCGGCACCCAGGAGGCCGGCGCCTTGCGTGTCACGCACGACCTGACGCAGGAAGAGATCGCGCAGCTCGTCGGTGCGTCCCGCGAGACCGTGAACAAGGCCCTGGCCGACTTCGCTCACCGCGGCTGGCTGCGCCTCGAGGGTAAGAGCGTGCTGATCTCCGACTCGGAGCGTCTGGCGCGTCGCGCTCGCTGACCCACAGACAACCGACAAGGCCGGGACGCTTCCTGCGTCCCGGCCTTTCGTGTGCGCCGGCCTGGGTGTCTCGGCTCAGCCGTGGCTGCGCAGGTACTCCAGCTGGACGTTGACCGACTTCTCCGCCGCACCCCACAACGACTGGTCGACGTCGGCGTAGACGTGCTCGACGACCTGCCGCGCGGAGGCGTCGGTGCCGAGGGTGCGCAGCGCACCGCGTACCTGTTCGAGTCGTCCCTCCCGATGCGCGAGGTACTCCCGCGCGATCGTCTCGAGGTCGGGCAGCTCGGGACCGTGCCCCGGCAACACGGTGTAGCCGCCGCCCAGGCCGATGAGCGACCTCAGCGACCTGAGATAGTCGCCGAGGTCGCCGTCCGAGTCGTCGAGCACGGTCGTGCCGCGTCCCAGGATGGTGTCGGCGGTGAGCACACTGCGTTCGCCCTCGAGGACGAACGACAGCGAGTCGGCGGTGTGCCCCGGCGTCGCGACCACCCGGATGCGCAGTCCTGCCGCCTCGACGACGTCGCCGTCGGACAACTGCTGCCCACCACCGTGGCGGTGTTCCGGCAGGACCGCGTGTACCGGGCAGTCCGCGAGCTGCGAGAAACGTTCGGCGCCCTCGGTGTGGTCGAAGTGACGGTGACTGATGAGTGTCGCTGCCACCGGTACCTGCGCGATCCGCTCGAGATGTCCTTCGTCGAGGGGACCCGGATCGACCACGACACATTCGTCGCTGCCGGGAGCCCGGAGGATCCAGGTGTTCGTTCCCTCGAGGGACATGATCGAGGGGTTCTCGGCCAGGATCACCGCGGCGTTCTCGGTGACCTGCCGCAGCTGCGCGTAGGCGGGGTGGACCAGCGCCATCTACTCTTGCCTCTCGTGTCGAGTCCGTCGGGATCCGTCCCCGCCGCCTGCGGCGGATGCCGCAGCCGGAGGAGGTGGCGTCAGCGTACTTCCGCCATCAGCTCGACCTCGACGGGAGCGCCGAGGGGCAACTCCGCGACACCGACGGCCGAGCGGGCATGCGCCCCGACCTCGCCGAAGATCTCGCCGAGGATCTCCGACGCGCCGTTGATGACGCCGGGCTGCCCGGTGAAGCCTTCCGCGGACGCGACGAAGCCGACGACCTTCACGATGCTCGCGATGTTGTCGAGCCCGACGAGACCGTCGATGGCGGCGAGAGCGTTGAGCGCGGCGGTCCGGGCCGCGGTCTTCGCCTCCTCCGCCGACACCTCCGCGCCCACCTTGCCGGTGTGCGTCAGCTTCCCGTCGACCAGCGGCAGCTGACCGGAGGTGTAGACGACGTCGCCGTTGCGGACGGCGGGCACGTAGGCCGCGACCGGCGCGGCGACCGGCGGCAGGGTGATGCCGAGTTCGGCCAGGCGTTCGCTCCAGGTGTGGTGCGCCACGGATCAGCCCTTCGGACGCTTGAGGTAAGCGACGTGCTGCTCACCGGTGGGCCCGGGCAGCACGGTGACGAGCTCCCATCCGTCGGCGCCCCACTGGTCGAGGATCTGCTTCGTCGCGTGCGTGAGCAGCGGCACGGTTGCGTATTCCCATGTGGTGGTTTCACTCATGTCCTGACCCTATCCGGCACCGTTCACCGTCCACGACTTATAGGCTCGTGATCGTGGCATCTCCGACATCACATTCCGGCGAGTGGCCGGCAGGCGCCGCCCAGGCGCGACTGCACTTCGTGTCCGGCAAGGGGGGCACCGGCAAGTCCACCGTGGCCGCTGCGCTCGCACTGGCGCTCGCCGCCGGAGGGCGCAAGGTCCTGCTCGTCGAGACGGAGGGACGCCAGGGCATCGCCCAGCTGTTCGACGTGCCGCCGCTTCCGCCGGTCGAGACGAAGATCGCCACCGCCCCGGGTGGCGGCGAGGTGTCGGCTCTCGCGATCGACATCG harbors:
- a CDS encoding Crp/Fnr family transcriptional regulator gives rise to the protein MDEVLARAGIFQGVEPSAVAALIKELQPVDFPRGHVIFNEGEPGDRLYIIVSGKVKLGRRSPDGRENLLTIMGPSDMFGELSIFDPGPRTSTATTVTEVRAVSMDRDALKAWIDQRPEIAEQLLRVLARRLRRTNNSLADLIFTDVPGRVAKALLQLAQRFGTQEAGALRVTHDLTQEEIAQLVGASRETVNKALADFAHRGWLRLEGKSVLISDSERLARRAR
- a CDS encoding MBL fold metallo-hydrolase — encoded protein: MALVHPAYAQLRQVTENAAVILAENPSIMSLEGTNTWILRAPGSDECVVVDPGPLDEGHLERIAQVPVAATLISHRHFDHTEGAERFSQLADCPVHAVLPEHRHGGGQQLSDGDVVEAAGLRIRVVATPGHTADSLSFVLEGERSVLTADTILGRGTTVLDDSDGDLGDYLRSLRSLIGLGGGYTVLPGHGPELPDLETIAREYLAHREGRLEQVRGALRTLGTDASARQVVEHVYADVDQSLWGAAEKSVNVQLEYLRSHG
- a CDS encoding RidA family protein, which translates into the protein MAHHTWSERLAELGITLPPVAAPVAAYVPAVRNGDVVYTSGQLPLVDGKLTHTGKVGAEVSAEEAKTAARTAALNALAAIDGLVGLDNIASIVKVVGFVASAEGFTGQPGVINGASEILGEIFGEVGAHARSAVGVAELPLGAPVEVELMAEVR
- a CDS encoding DUF4177 domain-containing protein is translated as MSETTTWEYATVPLLTHATKQILDQWGADGWELVTVLPGPTGEQHVAYLKRPKG